aatcaaatctttattattacaacgaaataagcaatagccttttgtctcctcgttctcctaatgtacaggtactatatagttactggaaatgtgaaataaagacggggatatctgccgggaacaagtggatcaaataatagtatccatctggaggaagtgcaaacgtgattgcagttgtgtgaagtgaatagacgaagcagcgaactcataagcaagggggagaatcgctgataaagccctttagaagtggagagagctgaatgcaaggaagggaatctggctaattacagaagacgaagaaatttaattcgcacataatctcaaagccaatgtctgtctaatttagttcaatgcacatttttgGCAGAACCACAAGAGgccgccataaagttgtttacatcggcgtgtttatgtcaaagttgcattggaTATCTTTAATAGGCAGCCATTAGAGGATATCATGATGATGAGAGCATTTACTTCCCAATCTtgagaaaatatcttttaaaatgtGATGAAGATTCGACTGAAGTTGAAaatgggaggtggtcttaagatcagagggttgcaggttcaaatcccacgcttaactctccctacacctccagccatggctgatgtgccctttagcaaggtacctaacctcacttcgctccagggactgtaaccaataccatatATTTAAATAACTGTTAgcagctttggatgaaagcatcagctgggtgtaatgtaatgtgatgtaaaaaaGTCTACAAAGTCGAGCAGTGTGCAGTGGCCCATCTTAAACCCCATCTTATAACCttattgttaccaaaatggttatGACCAAGTAGTAATCAGTTAAGACTCCTAACAATGGCAAAGCAATATTGTGATGGTGTGGTTGAGAGTTTTcagcagagtgaataggcccgtctacaggcccatctgcagcaagaggtTACGTTTCAGAGTTTCAGTACACTTTGTAGGCTAATACATGGTGTTCAATTTTGTCCCTGACCCTGCAGGTGCCAAACCCCTGGCTCCAAAGATCACCATGCTGGTTCCCCCAACCGCCTCATATGACTCTGGACCCTCCGCCATCTTGTGTGTGGTGACTGGCCTGTACACCGGCGTCATAGACATCACCTGGAGCATCAACCATGTGCCGGTCCACAGGAGACACACCGCCGTGCAGGCCGTCCACCTGAAGGACGGGAGCTACACCGTCAACGGCCTCCTCTTCCTGGAGGACAGGAGGGACTGGAGCCCTCAGCACACCTACCGCTGCACCGTCACCCTGGATGGCAGAGTGTTTCAGGCACATGCCCGCCCTGATAGCTGCTGGACTTGATGTCCTATGTCTCACTTATTCTCTTCTCTGTCCTTGCCATTTTGAGTGGTTTCTCTAACCACTTCTAGTCaattcagtcaagtcaagtcagctttttatTTTCAGTTTCTTCAAGTGCACAGGTCattcaaggaaattgaaatgaccagagttgtatgaagtaaagGTAGAAG
This is a stretch of genomic DNA from Engraulis encrasicolus isolate BLACKSEA-1 chromosome 6, IST_EnEncr_1.0, whole genome shotgun sequence. It encodes these proteins:
- the si:ch211-1a19.2 gene encoding uncharacterized protein si:ch211-1a19.2; translation: MMMLRGGLVLCLLLWRLANAEKLQRHIRRHGKQAQGLDMYFSRGVHLIVKGAKPLAPKITMLVPPTASYDSGPSAILCVVTGLYTGVIDITWSINHVPVHRRHTAVQAVHLKDGSYTVNGLLFLEDRRDWSPQHTYRCTVTLDGRVFQAHARPDSCWT